From the genome of Lutra lutra chromosome 8, mLutLut1.2, whole genome shotgun sequence:
tcaaataaataaataaaatcttaaaaaaaaaaaaaagatgggaccaATCATTCCAACTGGTAGTCCTGAGAGAAACTTCACTGGAAAAGCTATGCAGCAGCTCCTCCTGGAAACTGAAAGAACCCTCCTGAGGACAGCTTAGTTACCCCAGAGCACGGCCTGGTAACCCTGGCTACAAATCAGAATCCCCTGTGGAACTCTTTTAAAGCCACAGTTAGCCAGACCCCATTTGTGAAAATTCTGGTCCAAGAGTTCTGGCAGCTCTGTCACTTTAAAACTACTCTGATTCTCTTGCACAACCAAGATTGAAAACCACTTCTTCAAGACTTAACTATGACATCAAAAACTTCCAAAACTCTGAGAAACCATCAACCATATGGTAGGAGAAGAGGAGTTGAGTAGTTTGAACAGAAAGTTGATTCACATCACTTGACAAAGGTACtcactctgctttccctctccccaaacTTCAGCTGTTTGCCTTGTTTTGACCTCCAGAAGGACTGTTTGCCTCTTCAGATTCAGACAGGTCCCTTCAGATTCTTGAGAGTCACTGCTTCAAGAATAAGGTAGGACTCAAGAGCGTTTAGACTCGGCTTAACTGTCAAGGTAGCATCGAGGCTGGAATCCTCTTGCAAATCCAACATGTATTAAACCAAATTGGCCTCCATTATAATATTGGCCTCCCAACATAGGATATTCAGCTATCAAAGTTAGGTATCAGTATTAAAGTTCTTCTTCCACTATCTTTAAGAATCTAAAGATAACTACACAATAATGGATTATACTGCAACCTTTATTTCCCAGAAAGCCAATTTACTTTACAGTAAGTGTTCATGGCTCTAATATTATCATTAATATGCAGTGTAAGCTTTAAAGAGCCACACTGGCTTGTGTTCCTGAAAGGTACTGAGTCTAAATCCCTAGACTTAATCATCTAAATGCCCTCAGGAAAATCTGACATTTAACAGTCTATCTCTGTGCCCTTTGTCTATGCCCTAGGCATGATACAAAGCAGAATTGAAATGAGCTCTTCCAGGCACTTTTCTATCCTTACTGCTTCTGCCAGTCTGCCTtgatcccccacccccatcagacTAGTCTGTCCCTGCTTTGCAGAAATCTCAGCTATAGCTGTTGCCTGGAAACTTGGGAGTCCTTGAAGTGAATGTCTGCTGGATAGCTAAAGACAGCTAGCCATAAGGGAAAGTAGGCCTCCTATTGGCAGTGAAATGTGGCAGATTCGAAATGGTATATTCttagttttcttctaagagtcttCATATGTTAATACCTACAACTTTAGAGATTTCAGACTGGCATTCTCAGATAATTATAAAGTAGCCTGAACTTGAACATGGTACTGTTCATTCTTCCAAGCCCCACTCCCCCAAAGTGGCTACACTGATCTGACAAGTAGCATCCTTGCCTAACAAAGAGCTTAATTTAGATAGATTTGGCAAAGAGATGTGAGGGAGCAGTGCTGAACAGTAAAAGAACCAGCTGCCCCAGGCTTGCTTTCTCAACACTCAAGCTGATGGTGTTAAACTTCATCATACCCCAGTACTCTGAGCTTTGCAAGGAGCCCTGCCTGTATAATACTCTCTTTGAGGGCAAAGGATTCTATTCAAAACAACCTAGAAGACTAAAATATTTGTGCAAACATTAATTTTTGGTTTTCCAAGGCATGTAAGAAGTTCTCCTATTATCTAACTGTTGAGGCTATTGCTTTAGTCATCCCAAACTTTCGTAGCAAGATACCCACATCTCTCACTCTTCTGAGAACAGAAAGTAGGCCTATGTCAAAATTACCTGATCTTAaatgtcaatattttcttttccaactCATAGTTCTTACTATTTAGGCCTCATGGAGCCAGAAGACTTAGAAATATGTCCTTATGACCCGAACCACAGGATGCCAGCCAGCAGGTTACAGTACCACCTGGCATCATGTAgaaaggtaacttttttttttttaatcaggaaaactTAAGTCAGTGGAGGGAGAAAAATAAGctcagaatataaaatttaaagtttttgttggtttgttcatttgttttcaagaACAATCTTCTGACTATATGTAGCACTTAGCAGTTCTTAATGTTGGAAATTGTTTGTCTTAAGCATTTCCAGAAGAGAATGGAGGGTGGAATACAGGCATTGTATAATAGGCATTTAACaagagctttttttcttttagaaaaatccaAAGATAGCTAAAAAGATGGCTAACTGCAAATATAATGCTTGCCATGTGGTCCCAATCAAAAGGCTCAAGGAACATGAGGCTAACTGTGTCAATAGAACTGCTGTAGATGAtggtaagttttgtttttaatttgagggGTAGATAAGTTACATCATCTGCTattgccccctgccccccatatTTCATATGTACAGAAGTCTCAGCCaaatgagaggaaggaaaaacaaaaggaagtttctactctgtttctataacttctggtcttttttatttcagagccATTTAATCTTCCAAAGGTTATTTCTCCAAGTTTGGAACCAAATGAAAAACTTTCTAATGCTGCCAATCAGATTCTTGACCCTGATGTCTGGAACATAGGTGAGCATGAGTGAATCAGTGAACCCAGTTTTAAATGAAGGCTTAGATCCTAAGTTCTTGGTAGCTAAGTACTGTAGTCCTGGGTAAGTTAAGTCTTAATACTCCTCCCACAAAATCTTTCAGAACAATCAAATAAATCTGAGAATTTCCTCTGTCTCTGAAGAGGCAACCCAGCAAAAAGGGAGTCTAATTAAACCTGAGATCACTTATAACAGTTTAAAGAATCTTATCTTACTACTATCTGGCCACTTGCCACAGAAAAAAAGTATTGGTATAAATTGAAACTTGTAGTCTGAAAGGTTTGGATTTATCCTATCTCAAGTGAtatcttttctctaaaatgtagCATGTTATAACAGAGAATTCAATAGTTCTTCTGTCAGATCGAGGTTCAACTATATGCTCAGTCCTTAAGGAAAGTTACTTCTTAAACACCTCTTCCTCACCTATAAAAGGAATAACACCTACCTCACAAGAtagattaatattaaataaagatGTATATGTGTATTAGGGTAATGCAAGTTCCTTTAACAAAGTTCAAATTGTATTGATATCATGGTTTAACACAACAGATGTTTCCTTATATATAAGCCTAGTGCAAGAATTCCATGGGGATTGTGCCTTGAGAACACAGGCTTTTTTCATCCTGTGACTGTCACCTTCCACACTTGGCTTCCCAAACTGCAACAAAAAGAGAACGGAGGTCCAGGTCCCCCTTAAGCATCTTGGCCCAGAAGAAAATACTTCTAGTCACATTCTATTGGCCAAAACCAGTCATATGACCATACTCAGTCAAGTTGGTAAGAATGCAGTCCTAGCAAAGCATCCAATTCCCAGCAACAACTATGGATGGGAGATTCAAATCTCTACTGCCAATGGCTTTCTCTGCAGCAATATAAAAATGCTTAGTACTGGTATCACATCTCcatcatctctctttctttctagataACACACATCATTCTCCTTCATTTGTTCTTAAGACATTTGCTCCAAAAACGCTGGTCTGTGAAAGGTAAGATAACTCATCTTATAGAAGTTATcggaatagggcgcctgggtggctcagtgggttaagccactgccttcggctcaggtcatgatctcggagtcctgggatcgagccccgcattgggctctctgctcaacagggagcctgcttcctcctctctctctgcctgcctctctgcctgcttgtgatctctctgtcaaataaataaataaaatctttaaaaaaaaaaaaaaaaaaagaagaagttatcGGAATAGAGAGCAAAATACCTTTAAGTTTGACTCTTAAAGTGAAATGGCCACTAGGCCATAGCCGTGGCAAATGCCTAAACTTCAGTCTTGAATTTCAAAAGATCTGCATTCATGGGATCTGAGTACTTCCATTCCCTCCATAAGACTCCCTTCGGACTTTAATCCATTAAGGACTTGATTACATAAGATTCTTAATTCTATGTAAGAGTTTCAAGGAATAAAAAACCAATTCCTAAAACTTTGAAGGGAAAATAATTACTACACTCTACATGAAATAACCTAACAAGACTGAAGGTTACATCTAAGGGTTAGAGAAGCCATCAGTGGAGTTTCCCACCACATACATAGGGGGATAGGAAGTACAAAGGAACTATATAAAACAGAAGCTTGCACAAAATCAATAATTCCTACTCTGACCTTTAATAATGTCAACTATTTTTGGTAAAGTAATTTAAATCTCCTAGATAGAATGGTTATCTAGACTAAATCTCTAGTTCTGGTCTCGaactaacttttcttttttggtcatcTCCTACAGTGACTCAAGAGACATAAAAAAACAGCCTATGGATGGCAAACATCCTAACAACTACAAGTCCTGGAGAAAAGGttgagtaactttttaaaatgaatatccTAGTTTTATAATATTAACATAGCTTTAACTAATACCactaatgtattcttttttttttcaaagattttatttatttgacacagagagatcacaagtaggcagagaggcaggcagagagagagaaagagaggaggggaagcaggctccctgctgagcagacagcctgatgcggggctccatcccaggaccctgggatcatgacctgagtggaaggaagaggctttaacccactgagccacccaggtgctcccaaccACTAATGTATTCTAAATCTTCAAAGATTCTTAGAcaaagttttattctttaaaaaaataaacctatttaatgggtgccagagtggctcagtcgattgagcaactgcctgtggctcaggtcacgatcccagagtcccgggatcgagtcccgcattgggctcccagctccatggggagtctacttctccctctcaccttctcctctctcatgctctttctctctcaaataaataaaatctttaaaaataaataaattaagggacgcctgggtggctcagttggttaagcagctgccttcggctcaggtcatgatcccaacgtcctgggatcggccgcatcgggctccttgcttggcggggagcctgcttctccctctgcctctgcctgccattctgtctgcctgtgcttgctctctctccctctctctctgaccaaaaaaagtaaattaattaattaattaattaataataagtCTATTTTCTATTCTAAGTTCTTCTAATAGAAAGCAGGGAAAGTCCCAGAGGCTTTAAGTCAGACTGTGGAGAAAAACCTTTCTAGAACTCTATTTGAAATGCAACTAATGCTCATCAAGCTTAGGGCTTCCAATAAAACACTTACAAAATGACATTACCTTGATGTTCTTTTTCCACCCATAGGTCAGAAAAACTGATGGAGAAGCTGTGGATTAAAGAGCCAGCAGGCAGAAaattaattgtctttttttaaactttggggaAATCTTAACTGTCATGTTTTAGGTAACAACTCCAGTCATTGTTgacatcttaaaatgtttttatttatttaaataaagaatatttttcctaTGACAAGCTGCATTGGATTTTATTCTTCCTTGTTTTCATATCCTCATTTGTCAATCAAAAGCCTAGAGGAATTATTTGCCTATTTCCCTTATTAGTAGAGGAAATACAGCTATAATGTAAGCTATGCTATTCCTTAATCAGGTTTTTTATCCTCCAATTATCTTTCTCCTACTCCAAGTCATGTACTATGTGACCATCAGATCAACCTTCTTCAATCAGTTTTGTACAAATCTCCCATGCTTAAAAGAtacagtttggggggggggggcacctggctggatcagtcaatagaacatatgactcttgatttcagggtcgtgagtagaagccccacgttggatggggagtctatttaaaaaacaacaacaacaacaaaaaaaaaaaaaaaagaacaaaagctatAGTTTTTATGAGAAGCTGAGTTTAGAGCCTGTCTCCAAATATCCCTTCTTAATTCTGCAGCAGTCAGTTTATTCCCATCTTAAAtataccttacttttttttttcactctgttcatttaaaaatgtcatcccTTGCCCTTCAACCATTAAAATCCCTTTCTAGGGATTTCACAAACCTTCCCAAGAGAAGCTGGAATCACATGCTACTTCATATTTACTATACCATATACCACTAGCCCAGTGCTATGCATGTAGTAGATATTCACATACGTGGTACTTAAACTGAACCAAGACCCAACTTACAACAGGCCAAAATTTGTTCCACTttagctgtaattttttttcagctagCTAATTTTAATGACCTTGGTTTTTTGCTAGTTTACTGACTGGTTCAGGTATATTTAGACTtataattaaaagtagaacttacggggcgcctgggtggctcagtgggttaagccgctgccttcggctcaggtcatgatctcagggtcctgggatcgagccccacatcgggctctctgctcagcaagaagcctgcttccctctctctctctctctctgcctgcctctccgtctacttgtgatctctctctgtcaaataaataaataaaaaatctttaaaaaaaaaaaaaaagtagaacttaCAACCAAATGGATATTTTCTGCCCTTAGAAGTcttatccctaagtattttctAGATGcttttcaaataatcttttttcccccccttcaattaaagtagaaaacagaagggagaaaaactAGATACTTTTAGTATCTAACACATTCTAGTATACTTTTACAAAGGAGGGCTACTGACTTGTTcccttatatttatataatataaaaaagatttttatctcctGACTAAGGccttacatatattttgaatttttaaaattaactttggtATATTAATACCaaacaatatgaaaattaaaaggtaTCCAAGTAAAAATGGCCCAAAATGATAAAGATGTCTTCCATATTCATATTTTCAGGATATGGAATCTTCCCCTCAAAAAGTCTTAATTGGGGTGACTACATAATTTTTCCTTCAAACCAGGATACTCTTGACCATGAAAGGGGGGATAATAATTAtcctcagaaaaacaaaaaaccaggttGGCCATCCTAGTCTTAAGAGATAAAACATCACTAATTAGGCAGTTGTCATTCAAAATACGGGTGCCAGATCCATTCATAActcatttttagaagttttaaggGATCCCTGGGGGAcatagttggttaaacatccaactctttgtttcgactcgggtcctggtctcagggaggtgagatcaagaaaaaaaaaagttttgagccCCTTAGAAGAAGGCACAATAGTAActaaaatatcacttttttttggCCTTTGACATAACATTTGGTCAaagcttcaaaaacaaaaacaaaaaaacttatagaaaatacttaattagggcgcctgggtggctcagtgggttaagcctctgccttcagctcgggtcatgatctcagggtcctgggatcgagtcccatgtcgggctctctgctcagcggagagcctgcttcctcctctatctctctctctgcctgcctctctgcctacttgtgatctctctctgtgaaataaataaataaaatctttaaaaaaaaaaaaagaaagaagaaaatacttaattaaaaaaaacaaaaacaaaaacaaagtttcaAAGTTACTGCCTCAAAGCCTGCCTAGATTCCCCAAAGTCTTAACTATTCCTCCCATACTCCCATAACAGGTAGTTTATGTCTCCATTTAAAATCCCTTCATTGTGATTTACTATTAATAAACTATAAGATGTTTTAGGAAAGGCATGATCTTGACTATGTTATAGTCCTgtgcccaccaaaaaaaaaaaaaatcaaagttgctGAATGTGAAGAATCTACATAGACATGGGGTAAAAAGAAcctctgtgggcacctgggtggctcagttggttaagcaactgctttcagcttagatcatgatcctggagtcctgggatcgagtcccacatcaggctcccagctcagcagggagtctgcttcttcctctgacctctcccctctcatgctctctctctcaaataaaatctttttaaaaaaaggataattaagaaaaaaaaagaaactcagtaaCCTGGCTTAAATATTTATACTGAATAAATCAACCTTTCAAAAACCTTGGTAACCAAATTCACTGATCTTCACCAAAAAGTCCTATCAAAgcaatttaaattatatttgtgtaATAGTAATAAGACTTTATAGCTATAAAGGTTCTTCCCTATGATCAAGTTTAAGATTTCCACTTTTACATTCACAGTATGATGAACCATGGGGAAAAAATCACTAGGGCTCATTACTCATATCATAAATAACATACCAAAACATAACTCATTGGCTCCCCAGATCTATCCTATTGTTGTTCCATACTACATGGCCTTTTTGTGCAGGCTTCCCAAGCAGCTGTGGTATaaaatgatgaaaggaaaaaacctccaATATTTTAGTCTCTTTAAAAATTGTAGCAGCTATGGTCCATTATAAAGGAGCAGTGTTGACAACTATAGTATAAGgcaatggttttcaaactttggTGCGTATTAAAATCACTTGaaggctgggatgcctgggtggtttagtcgattaaggtctgcctttgactcaggtcatgatcccaggattctgggatcaagtcacatcaggctccttgctcagcagggagtctgcttctccatctgcctgccattccctctgcttgggcactcgtactctctctctctctgacaaataaaatatttttaaaaaattaaaatcacttgggggcacctgggtggctcagtcgttaagcgcctgcctttggctcaggtcatgatgccaggatcctgggttcgagccccgcatcgggctaccagctcggcaggaggcctgcttctccttctcccattccgtctgcttatgttccctctctcactgtgtttctctctgtcaaataaaatctttaaaaaaaaaaattttttttttaattaaaatcacttGAAGGCCTTGTTAAAACAGATGATAGGCCATCTCAACgctgagtttctgattcagcaggacTGTGGTAATGCCTAAGAATTGACATTTTCTcaagttcccaagtgatgctgCGGTCTgtgaccacactttgagaaccactggcctgaACACAGTTTAAGTGctaggagggaaggaggatgatAAGAGATTACAAGAAAACATAAGAACCTAATCTCAGACATAGGttagaaaacctttttttttttttaagattttatttatttatttgacagagatcacaagtaggcagagaggcaggcaaagaaagagggggaagccaacttcccaccaagcagagagcctgatgaggggctcgatcccaggatcccaggcttgaattcaggaccctgagatcaagatctgagctgagactGAGTtggaggcctaaaccactgagccacccaggcacccattaacatttttttaaataacagaagaatggcagttttataattttagaactGTTCTGTGCAAGACTAGTCTTTTGCATAATTTTTAGTAGGTAAAATTTCTTTAGTATTATTCTGCCATTCTACCATCTTTTCAACAATCTTCTTTCAATAAATTTCGTTTCTTCACCTATTTGTTCATAAAGCCTTGCCAACATGACACTAACAATGATTTGAAAACTCTGACTTAACAATTTACATTTTAGATATCAACACCAGAAAGAGAGTGAAGGGTTGTTTGTTGCTGACTTCTGGAAAAAGGAACTAGCTAGAAGTcaaggaaaaacacagaaaacagatttctCAAGCCCACTCATAACTGTTACAGGCGATATGGATTACACAGGTATATAACATTTACATATTAAGACAcagaaatggggcgcctgggtggctcagtgggttaagccgctgccttgggctcgggtcatgatctcagggtcctgggatcgagccccgcgtcgggctctctgctcagcagggagcctgcttcctcctctctctctgcctgcctctctgcctgcttgtgatctctctctgtcaaataaataaataaaatctttaaaaaaaaaaaagacacagaaataatttaaagtataaatttttaaaaatcactattagTTTTTTCATTCATCTTGTATTAGCCTGTGTTTCTAGAGCTAAATGTTGACTATTCATTCCAAACTCCCATTaaggactctttttttaaacataaatttatttcctttggtttCCTGGTGGCAGCACCTATCCCTGCTACTTTGCCTGAAAAATTACAACCAGCACCAACTTTTCACCCTCCTCTAAAGCAGTACTTCCCAATCTATCCTCATCAGTAACACTATCCATTACAATCCCCTAGATCtttcaatttgaaatattttgctactgtgtttattgaataattttcctatttttaattacGCATTTAACTACCAATCAGAATTTATAATTAGGTCAGAGAATCAGAACTTTGCTGATGACGTTCAAACCAGAAATAACGAAATTTAACATTTTAGTCTTCTGGTGAGCAAAGTTTAAGTTTTATTGGCTATCTAAAACACAGAAAATCCCTAAGGAATCTCATAGACTACTGGAATTCCTTCAATCCTAAAAGCTGGGAAAACTCATTTTCTAACAAAGATCTTTGAGGGGGCACAGGGTTGGGGGATATGCCTGaggcctcagttggttaagcaccagactcttggttttgactcagatcaCGATTTCATGggtcagcagggaatctgcttgaagattctcttcctctgctcctctccacacattctccctctcaagtaaataaaccatttttttgaagtttttttttttaagggtgcctaggtggctcagtcattaagcgtctgcctttggctcgggtcatgatctcagggttctgggacatcaggctccccgctctgcaggaagcctgctttctcctctcccacttcccctgcttgtgttccctctcttgctatgtctctctctgtcaaataaataagtaaaatcttaaaaaaaaaaaaaaaaaaaggtgtttgttttttaatcactaGGGCACTGGTCTGTCTTTTTACTCGTTAGTCCAGAGTCTCTGTTTTTAACTTACAATTATTAATTCAAAAATACAATCTATAATTTAGGGATAAATGCTAGCATATCCTCAGATAGAGCCAGCAAGGATCAGATTCAGTCCAGGGTATTAATCCTGGCTAGTGCCTAGATTGACTCTTTATAAATGCCTTGGTCTCtcattgttttttcccttttcaaatatattcatcCTGGCTGAAAAGCCAGGCAGAAAGAAAGCTCAGCAGGG
Proteins encoded in this window:
- the LOC125107444 gene encoding gametocyte-specific factor 1-like → MEPEDLEICPYDPNHRMPASRLQYHLASCRKKNPKIAKKMANCKYNACHVVPIKRLKEHEANCVNRTAVDDEPFNLPKVISPSLEPNEKLSNAANQILDPDVWNIDNTHHSPSFVLKTFAPKTLVCESDSRDIKKQPMDGKHPNNYKSWRKGQKN